The Mastomys coucha isolate ucsf_1 unplaced genomic scaffold, UCSF_Mcou_1 pScaffold4, whole genome shotgun sequence genome has a segment encoding these proteins:
- the CUNH19orf25 gene encoding UPF0449 protein C19orf25 homolog codes for MSSKAKKRVVLPTRPAPPTVEQILEDVRGAPAHDPVFTALAPEDPPDPSPRAEDSEIQQEQIYQQSRAYVAMNERLQQAGDALRQKFDGLRQAGQRLEQDISQVTSATS; via the exons ATGAGCTCCAAGGCCAAGAAACGCGTAGTGCTGCCCACTCGCCCCGCACCTCCCACGGTGGAGCAGATCCTGGAGGACGTCCGAGGGGCACCCGCCCACGATCCTGTTTTCACTGCCCTGGCCCCAGAAG ACCCCCCAGACCCATCCCCAAGGGCTGAGGACTCTGAGATACAGCAGGAGCAGATCTACCAACAGAGTCGGGCCTATGTGGCTATGAATGAGAGACTGCAGCAGGCGGGGGATGCGCTGAGACAGAAGTTCGATGGCCTTCGGCAAGCTGGTCAAAGGCTGGAACAGGATATCAGCCAGGTGACTTCAGCTACCTCCTAG